In one Mucilaginibacter sp. PAMB04168 genomic region, the following are encoded:
- a CDS encoding RagB/SusD family nutrient uptake outer membrane protein, with protein sequence MNKVNLLILSCLLLCASACRKYVEIPPESVRALKYTSDYQALLNAGLTIEPGYYYPVLMADDYGVEDNTWYTRLTPSAAANAYIWADKIYTSTEEDIDWSNLYKSINIFNTVVAGVMTSEQGTDDQKKAIEAWAMVHRAYAYFTLVNMYGKQYDAATSASDPGVPLLLTPNLFADLTRASVKQVYDQVRADLMNALPYLPDVPIYNVNPSKMAVYALMARLCLNTREFAEAERYANLALSLKNGLLDLNNYLAANPVLPLKLANPEEMFFKRTSQFITNLPLNPNSVSLYDPKDLRYVVFTRDAALIGGTNFTVGRGLFRQRLLSDGLYIGPSVPEMLLIKAECEARAGNTANAMDAVNTLRKKRFKPAEYYDLAAANANAALHVVIDERQREFMGRGYRWFDQRRLSKDAGFISTVTRKFKDATYTLEPGSNRYTFPIAEKYILLNPEITQNPR encoded by the coding sequence ATGAATAAAGTTAATTTATTGATTTTAAGCTGCCTGTTGCTTTGTGCCAGCGCCTGCCGTAAATATGTGGAAATTCCGCCCGAGTCGGTAAGGGCCTTAAAATACACATCTGATTATCAAGCGCTATTAAATGCAGGCTTAACCATTGAGCCTGGTTACTACTATCCCGTTTTAATGGCCGATGATTATGGCGTTGAAGACAATACCTGGTACACTCGCCTAACCCCAAGTGCCGCTGCAAATGCCTATATCTGGGCCGATAAAATATATACCTCTACAGAAGAAGATATTGACTGGAGCAATCTGTATAAAAGCATCAATATTTTTAATACGGTTGTGGCCGGCGTTATGACTAGCGAACAAGGTACCGACGATCAAAAGAAAGCCATTGAGGCCTGGGCCATGGTGCATCGTGCTTATGCCTATTTTACGCTGGTAAACATGTACGGCAAGCAATATGATGCGGCTACTTCTGCCTCAGATCCGGGTGTGCCGTTACTACTAACGCCCAACCTGTTTGCTGACCTTACCCGTGCATCGGTAAAACAGGTGTATGATCAGGTTAGAGCAGATTTGATGAATGCGTTGCCCTACCTGCCTGATGTGCCAATTTATAATGTCAACCCATCAAAAATGGCGGTTTATGCGCTAATGGCCCGCCTATGCCTTAACACACGCGAGTTTGCCGAAGCTGAGCGTTATGCTAACCTTGCGCTTTCATTAAAAAACGGCTTGCTGGACCTGAATAATTACCTAGCAGCAAACCCAGTGTTGCCACTTAAACTGGCCAACCCCGAAGAGATGTTTTTTAAACGTACTAGTCAGTTCATTACTAACCTTCCGCTTAACCCTAATTCTGTAAGCTTATACGATCCTAAAGACCTGCGCTATGTGGTTTTCACTAGAGACGCTGCTTTAATAGGCGGAACGAACTTTACAGTAGGGAGGGGGCTATTCCGTCAGCGTTTACTTTCCGACGGGCTTTATATTGGCCCGAGCGTGCCCGAAATGCTGTTGATTAAAGCTGAGTGCGAAGCGCGTGCCGGCAACACCGCCAATGCAATGGATGCCGTGAATACGCTGCGTAAAAAGCGCTTTAAGCCTGCCGAATATTATGACCTGGCTGCTGCTAACGCCAACGCCGCTTTACATGTGGTAATTGATGAGCGTCAGCGCGAATTTATGGGCCGCGGTTACCGCTGGTTTGATCAGCGCCGTTTGAGTAAAGATGCTGGTTTTATTTCAACTGTTACCCGCAAATTTAAAGATGCCACCTATACACTTGAGCCTGGTAGTAACCGGTATACCTTCCCAATTGCCGAAAAGTATATTTTATTAAACCCTGAAATTACACAGAATCCGAGATAA